The following proteins are co-located in the Streptomyces bottropensis ATCC 25435 genome:
- a CDS encoding alpha/beta fold hydrolase encodes MVRRIDVTGADGVSLAAWEFDEPPKSGEHEPRPGVLLLHGLMGRASHWAPTARWLSERHRAVALDQRGHGQSAKSEQAAYTREAYVEDAEAAVEQLGLGPVVLIGHAMGALTAWQLAARRPDLVRGLIICDMRASALGAASQREWENWFKAWPLPFATLADVRKWFGEDDPWVERPSPSRGEFYAEVMHEGSDGWRPVFDPEQMLKTRETWVYDAHWEELTQVRCPALVVRGLDGELGRAESQEMVRVLPHGQYAEVADAGHLVHYDQPDAWRAAIEPFLDTFSD; translated from the coding sequence ATGGTGCGGCGCATCGACGTGACGGGGGCGGACGGCGTGAGTCTCGCCGCCTGGGAGTTCGACGAACCGCCCAAGTCCGGTGAACACGAGCCCCGGCCGGGGGTGCTGTTACTGCACGGCCTCATGGGCCGCGCCTCCCACTGGGCCCCCACCGCCCGCTGGCTCTCCGAACGGCACCGCGCCGTCGCACTCGACCAGCGCGGTCACGGCCAGAGCGCGAAGTCCGAGCAGGCCGCGTACACCCGGGAGGCCTACGTCGAGGACGCCGAGGCAGCCGTCGAACAGCTGGGCCTCGGCCCGGTCGTCCTCATCGGCCACGCCATGGGTGCCCTGACCGCCTGGCAGCTGGCCGCCCGCCGCCCGGACCTGGTGCGCGGCCTGATCATCTGCGACATGCGGGCCTCGGCGCTGGGCGCCGCCTCGCAGCGCGAGTGGGAGAACTGGTTCAAGGCCTGGCCGCTGCCCTTCGCCACCCTCGCCGACGTCCGCAAGTGGTTCGGCGAGGACGACCCCTGGGTGGAGCGCCCCAGCCCGTCCCGCGGCGAGTTCTACGCCGAGGTCATGCACGAGGGCTCCGACGGCTGGCGGCCCGTCTTCGACCCCGAGCAGATGCTGAAGACCCGCGAGACGTGGGTGTACGACGCGCACTGGGAGGAGCTGACCCAGGTCCGCTGCCCCGCCCTCGTCGTCCGCGGCCTCGACGGCGAGCTGGGCCGCGCGGAGTCCCAGGAGATGGTCCGCGTGCTGCCCCACGGCCAGTACGCCGAGGTCGCCGACGCGGGCCACCTCGTCCACTACGACCAGCCGGACGCGTGGCGCGCGGCCATAGAGCCGTTCCTGGACACCTTCTCGGACTGA
- a CDS encoding metal-dependent transcriptional regulator, whose translation MSGLIDTTEMYLRTILELEEEGVVPMRARIAERLDQSGPTVSQTVARMERDGLVAVAADRHLELTEEGRRLATRVMRKHRLAECLLVDVIGLEWEQVHAEACRWEHVMSEAVERRVLELLRHPTESPYGNPIPGLEELGEKDGADPFLDEGMVSLADLDPGTEGKTVVVRRIGEPIQTDAQLMYTLRRAGVQPGSVVSVTEAAGGVLVGSGGEAAELEADVASHVFVAKR comes from the coding sequence ATGTCCGGACTGATCGATACGACGGAGATGTATCTCCGCACCATCCTCGAGCTGGAGGAGGAAGGTGTGGTCCCCATGCGCGCCCGGATCGCGGAGCGGCTCGACCAGAGCGGCCCCACGGTGAGCCAGACGGTCGCGCGCATGGAGCGCGACGGCCTGGTGGCCGTCGCCGCGGACCGCCACCTGGAGCTGACCGAGGAGGGCCGCCGGCTGGCCACGCGCGTGATGCGCAAGCACCGCCTCGCGGAGTGTCTGCTCGTCGACGTGATCGGCCTGGAGTGGGAGCAGGTGCACGCGGAGGCGTGTCGCTGGGAGCACGTGATGAGCGAGGCGGTCGAGCGCCGCGTCCTGGAACTGCTGCGCCACCCCACCGAGTCGCCGTACGGCAACCCGATCCCGGGCCTGGAGGAGCTGGGCGAGAAGGACGGTGCGGACCCCTTCCTGGACGAGGGCATGGTGTCGCTCGCCGACCTCGACCCGGGCACGGAGGGCAAGACCGTGGTCGTACGCCGGATCGGCGAGCCCATCCAGACGGACGCCCAGCTGATGTACACGCTGCGCCGCGCGGGCGTGCAGCCCGGTTCCGTGGTGAGCGTGACGGAGGCGGCCGGCGGCGTCCTCGTGGGCAGCGGCGGCGAGGCGGCGGAGCTGGAGGCGGACGTCGCCTCCCACGTGTTCGTCGCCAAACGCTGA
- a CDS encoding SIS domain-containing protein produces the protein MGLDGGTAGGRFLDAAIGLLERVRDEEGEQVVAAGEMIADTVVEGGRLFAFGAGHSSLAAQDLVYRAGGLALMNLLAVPGTLGVDVLPATLGSALERVDGLATAVLDHSPLRAGDLLVVISLSGRNALPVEMAAHARERGVKVIGLTSVAYATATTSRHSSGTFLKDHCDLVLDSKIAVGDAELTLDTIPAPFAPASTVVTSAILQSVMATAAASLADRGVEPPLLRSGNVDGGLDWNDRIMREYGDRIFYLR, from the coding sequence ATGGGGCTGGACGGCGGCACGGCGGGTGGGCGGTTCCTCGACGCGGCGATCGGGCTGCTGGAGCGGGTGCGGGACGAGGAGGGGGAGCAGGTCGTCGCGGCCGGCGAGATGATCGCGGACACCGTGGTCGAGGGTGGCCGCCTCTTCGCGTTCGGGGCCGGACACTCCTCTCTCGCCGCCCAGGACCTCGTCTACCGGGCCGGCGGCCTCGCCCTGATGAACCTGCTGGCCGTCCCCGGCACGCTCGGCGTCGACGTCCTGCCCGCCACGCTCGGGTCGGCGCTGGAGCGGGTCGACGGACTGGCCACCGCCGTCCTCGACCACAGCCCGCTGCGCGCCGGTGACCTGCTCGTCGTGATCTCGCTGTCGGGCCGCAACGCCCTGCCCGTGGAGATGGCCGCGCACGCCAGGGAACGCGGGGTGAAGGTCATCGGCCTCACCTCCGTCGCCTACGCCACGGCGACGACTTCACGCCACTCCTCCGGCACCTTCCTCAAGGACCACTGCGACCTCGTCCTCGACTCCAAGATCGCGGTCGGCGACGCCGAACTCACCCTCGACACCATCCCCGCCCCCTTCGCCCCGGCCTCCACCGTCGTCACCTCCGCGATCCTCCAGTCGGTCATGGCCACCGCCGCCGCCTCCCTCGCGGACCGGGGCGTCGAACCGCCTCTGCTCCGCTCCGGGAACGTCGACGGCGGCCTCGACTGGAACGACCGCATCATGCGGGAGTACGGCGATCGCATCTTCTACCTGCGCTGA
- a CDS encoding PAS domain-containing protein, which produces MSASRRRGTTDALGPDEPERTGPTDENTKDANDTKDTDDIEGTVNTEETEGTGGFTDSGGSDLLAALLDGMDAALCAFDADGVVTHWNREAERILGWSAQEAVGRRGFAGWAVRTADAEEVEGRLLAAMHASGRQVHEFALVTKDGGRVLVRTQSAAVRGTDGKPAGLYCAFSEVHAQIDLERSIALSEALFEDASWGVVLVDADLRPAVVNAHAARSLGIGRTAVLGRPLGELLAQGVEELESALTHVLAEGAPPAPAEIWVGVRTPDGEKRRCWLSGFLRLASPLAEEPVPLGVGWLFQDVTESKQTEQEAAQLRFRVNQLHRAARAAAECEDPGEAATVHLDFALAGFADHALIDRVSGGSLTDGEGPARLVRAAATPTGRPGPSHLAGHAGIPVRYGPGHPALQCVDRAGSVRASAGTATPEAAREWATGRQWPPETVHALCAVLRSRGRTLGVVTFLRTAGRTPFERGDAVYAEDVAVHIAAALDLEALERSSE; this is translated from the coding sequence GTGAGTGCTTCCCGGCGTCGTGGGACCACCGACGCGCTCGGACCCGACGAGCCCGAGCGGACCGGTCCCACGGACGAGAACACGAAGGACGCCAACGACACCAAGGACACCGACGACATCGAGGGCACGGTGAACACCGAGGAAACCGAAGGCACCGGGGGATTCACCGACTCCGGTGGCTCGGATCTCCTCGCCGCCCTGCTGGACGGCATGGACGCCGCCCTCTGCGCCTTCGACGCCGACGGCGTCGTCACCCACTGGAACCGCGAGGCCGAACGCATCCTCGGCTGGAGCGCCCAGGAGGCGGTGGGCCGCCGCGGGTTCGCCGGATGGGCCGTACGGACCGCCGACGCCGAGGAGGTCGAGGGGCGGCTGCTGGCCGCCATGCACGCCTCCGGCCGGCAGGTCCACGAATTCGCCCTGGTCACCAAGGACGGCGGACGCGTCCTCGTACGCACCCAGTCCGCCGCCGTACGCGGGACCGACGGCAAGCCCGCCGGCCTGTACTGCGCCTTCAGCGAGGTCCACGCCCAGATCGACCTGGAGCGGTCCATCGCCCTCAGCGAGGCCCTCTTCGAGGACGCCTCCTGGGGCGTCGTCCTCGTCGACGCCGACCTGCGCCCCGCCGTCGTCAACGCCCACGCGGCCCGCTCCCTCGGCATCGGCCGCACGGCCGTCCTCGGGCGCCCCCTCGGCGAACTGCTCGCCCAGGGCGTCGAGGAGCTGGAGAGCGCCCTCACCCACGTCCTCGCCGAGGGCGCCCCGCCCGCGCCCGCCGAGATCTGGGTGGGCGTGCGCACCCCCGACGGCGAGAAGCGCCGGTGCTGGCTCAGCGGCTTCCTGCGCCTCGCCTCGCCGCTGGCCGAGGAACCCGTTCCGCTGGGTGTCGGCTGGCTCTTCCAGGACGTCACCGAGTCCAAGCAGACCGAGCAGGAGGCCGCGCAGCTCCGCTTCCGCGTCAACCAGCTCCACCGGGCCGCCCGCGCCGCCGCCGAGTGCGAGGACCCCGGCGAGGCCGCCACCGTCCACCTCGACTTCGCCCTCGCCGGCTTCGCCGACCACGCCCTCATCGACCGTGTCTCCGGCGGCTCCCTCACCGACGGCGAAGGCCCCGCCCGCCTCGTCCGCGCCGCCGCCACGCCCACCGGCCGGCCGGGCCCCAGCCACCTCGCCGGCCACGCCGGCATCCCGGTCCGCTACGGCCCGGGACACCCCGCCCTCCAGTGCGTCGACCGGGCCGGTTCGGTGCGCGCCAGCGCCGGTACGGCCACCCCGGAAGCGGCCCGCGAATGGGCCACCGGGCGGCAGTGGCCCCCGGAGACCGTGCACGCCCTCTGCGCCGTCCTGCGCAGCCGCGGCCGCACCCTCGGTGTGGTCACCTTCCTGCGCACCGCCGGCCGCACCCCCTTCGAACGCGGCGACGCGGTCTACGCCGAGGACGTCGCCGTCCACATCGCCGCGGCCCTGGACCTGGAGGCCCTGGAGCGGTCCTCGGAGTAG